In Pseudomonas saudiphocaensis, one DNA window encodes the following:
- the folK gene encoding 2-amino-4-hydroxy-6-hydroxymethyldihydropteridine diphosphokinase, protein MERVYIGLGSNLAEPQQQLRCALMALDALPDSRLVAVSSLYASDPLGPADQPRYNNAVAALDTSLAPLQLLDALQAIEQAQGRERKAERWGPRTLDLDILLFGQRLIDEPRLTVPHYHLHARAFVLYPLAEIAPAGLQLADGRQLAALLAACPFEGIERLAALR, encoded by the coding sequence ATGGAACGCGTTTATATAGGTCTTGGTAGCAATCTTGCCGAGCCGCAGCAGCAGTTGCGCTGCGCGCTCATGGCGCTCGATGCCCTCCCCGACAGCCGCCTCGTTGCCGTTTCTTCTCTGTATGCCAGCGATCCGCTCGGCCCTGCTGACCAGCCTCGCTATAACAATGCCGTCGCAGCGCTGGATACCAGCCTCGCGCCTCTGCAACTGCTCGACGCACTGCAAGCCATCGAACAAGCCCAGGGCCGCGAGCGCAAAGCCGAACGTTGGGGGCCGCGCACACTGGATTTGGACATCCTGCTGTTTGGCCAACGCCTGATCGACGAACCCAGGCTCACCGTCCCTCACTATCACCTGCACGCGAGAGCCTTCGTACTCTACCCGCTGGCCGAAATTGCTCCAGCCGGGCTGCAGCTAGCGGATGGCCGCCAGCTCGCCGCATTGCTGGCGGCATGCCCCTTCGAGGGAATAGAGCGGCTGGCTGCGCTCAGGTAA
- a CDS encoding polynucleotide adenylyltransferase PcnB, whose product MLKKLFQSFRSPLRRFPRPRHTPEILSGRQHSLHSEDINRHAVSVVERLQQAGYEAYVVGGCVRDLLLHLSPKDYDVATSATPEQVRAEFRNARIIGRRFKLVHVHYGREIIEVATFRANHPETDDEDDASHLASRNESGRILRDNIYGTLEDDAQRRDFTINALYYDPTSERILDHTRGVHDIRNRLIRLIGDPEQRYLEDPVRMLRAVRFAAKLDFEIEKHSAEPIAELSDLLCDVPSARLFDEILKLFLGGKALRTFELLLEYDLFAPLFPASAEALEDNPEYAGTLIRNALANTDQRIAQGKPVTPAFLFAALLWPALPARVQEAQGRGLPPIPAMQEAAHELVWEQCQRTAIPKRFTMPMREIWDMQERLPRRQGRRADQLLDNPRFRAGYDFLLLRESAGEQTNGLGDWWTEYQEAGDSERRSMIRELSNRSDDSGAPRKRRRSGGRRKRGANEGAPASE is encoded by the coding sequence ATGCTGAAAAAGCTGTTCCAGTCTTTTCGTTCTCCCCTGCGCCGTTTTCCGCGCCCTCGACACACACCCGAAATTCTGTCCGGCAGACAACATTCACTGCACAGCGAGGACATCAATCGCCACGCTGTCAGCGTCGTCGAGAGGCTCCAGCAGGCTGGCTATGAGGCATATGTGGTGGGCGGCTGCGTGCGCGACCTGCTGCTGCATCTCTCCCCCAAGGACTATGACGTGGCTACCAGTGCCACGCCCGAACAGGTTCGCGCCGAGTTTCGCAATGCTCGCATCATCGGCCGGCGTTTCAAGCTGGTTCACGTGCACTACGGTCGCGAAATCATTGAAGTTGCCACCTTCCGCGCCAACCACCCTGAAACCGATGACGAGGATGATGCCAGCCATCTGGCTTCGCGCAATGAAAGCGGCCGCATCCTGCGGGACAACATCTACGGAACACTTGAGGATGATGCCCAGCGCCGCGACTTCACTATCAATGCGCTGTATTACGACCCGACCAGCGAACGTATTCTCGACCACACCCGTGGCGTCCACGACATCCGCAACCGACTGATCCGTCTGATCGGCGACCCTGAACAGCGCTACCTCGAAGATCCGGTACGGATGCTGCGGGCCGTGCGTTTCGCCGCCAAGCTGGACTTCGAGATCGAGAAACACAGCGCCGAACCCATCGCCGAGCTGTCCGACCTGCTCTGTGACGTGCCCTCAGCGCGCCTGTTCGATGAGATTCTCAAGCTGTTCCTGGGCGGCAAGGCTCTGCGCACATTCGAGTTGCTGCTGGAATATGACCTCTTCGCTCCGCTGTTCCCGGCAAGCGCCGAGGCGCTTGAGGACAATCCGGAGTATGCCGGCACGCTGATTCGCAACGCCCTGGCCAACACCGACCAGCGCATTGCCCAGGGCAAGCCCGTAACGCCTGCGTTCCTGTTCGCCGCACTGCTCTGGCCGGCCTTGCCGGCGCGCGTGCAGGAAGCTCAGGGGCGCGGCCTGCCGCCGATCCCGGCGATGCAGGAAGCTGCGCATGAACTCGTCTGGGAGCAGTGCCAGCGCACCGCCATTCCCAAGCGTTTCACCATGCCCATGCGCGAGATCTGGGACATGCAGGAACGCCTTCCACGTCGCCAGGGACGCCGCGCCGACCAACTGCTGGATAACCCGCGGTTCCGTGCCGGTTACGATTTTCTGCTGCTGCGCGAGAGCGCTGGCGAGCAGACCAACGGCCTTGGCGACTGGTGGACCGAGTATCAGGAGGCCGGAGATAGCGAACGCCGCAGCATGATTCGCGAGCTCAGCAATCGGAGCGACGACAGCGGTGCACCACGCAAACGCCGCCGTAGCGGTGGACGCCGCAAGCGTGGGGCGAATGAGGGTGCTCCTGCGAGCGAATGA
- a CDS encoding sensor histidine kinase, protein MQTSFSLSHLILISVAYLLLLFGVAWVSERGLIPRWIIRHPLTYTLSLGVYASAWAFYGTVGLAYQYGYGFLATYLGVCGAFLLAPVLLYPILRITRTYQLASLADLVAFRFRSTWAGALTTIVMLVGMLPLLALQIQAVADAIGILTLEPLQERVALGYCVMIMLFTILFGARHIATREKHEGLVFAIAFESLVKLGTFGAIGLYALYVVFGGPHQLEIWLLQNQSALQALHTPLQEGPWRTLLLVFFASAIVMPHMYHMTFTENLNPRALVSASWGLPLYLLLMSLAVPLILWAGLKLGVSTNPEYFTLGLGITAQSEVLTLLAFVGGLSASSGLIIVCTLALSGMALNHLVLPLYQPPTEGNIYRWLKWTRRSLILTIIMAGYGFYLMLGAEQDLSNLGIVAFVATLQFLPGVLSVLYWPTANRRGYIVGLLAGISVWVVTMLLPLVGNLNGFYIPLFNLVYVLDDTSWHLAAIASLAVNVLAFSLFSLFTETSPEEQSAAEACAVENIRRPQRRELTANSPQEFAVQLAKPLGGKTAQREVEQALRDLQLPFDEHRPYALRRLRDRIEANLSGLMGPSVAQDIVENFLPYKDGAEGYVTEDIHFIENRLEEYHSRLTGLAGELDALRRYHRQTLQDLPMGVCSLAKDQEVLMWNRALEELTGIPALQVVGSRLTTISEPWQSLLSDFIGQPDEHLHKQRLSIEGDTRWLNLHKAAIDEPLAPGNSGLVLLIEDLTETQVLEDRLVHSERLASIGRLAAGVAHEIGNPITGIACLAQNLREEREEDGEITEISSQIIEQTKRVSRIVQSLMSFAHAGGRQHNLYPVSLAAITQDAIGLLSLNRESTEVQYFNLCDPQHLAEGDPQRLAQVLINLLSNARDASEPGGIIRIHSEVSEQTVYLIIEDEGSGIPKLVQDRLFEPFYTTKDPGEGTGLGLALVYSIVEEHYGQINIDSPTDPETQRGTRFRITLPRFTEASEAVS, encoded by the coding sequence ATGCAGACGAGCTTTAGCCTCAGCCACCTGATCCTCATCAGCGTCGCCTACCTGCTGCTGCTATTCGGCGTAGCCTGGGTCAGCGAGCGCGGATTGATACCACGCTGGATCATTCGCCACCCGCTGACCTACACCTTGTCACTGGGCGTGTACGCCAGTGCCTGGGCCTTCTACGGCACCGTCGGCCTGGCCTATCAGTATGGCTATGGTTTTCTTGCGACCTACCTGGGCGTCTGCGGCGCCTTTCTGCTGGCACCGGTCCTGCTCTATCCGATCCTGCGTATAACCCGCACCTACCAGCTGGCATCGCTGGCAGACCTGGTCGCCTTTCGCTTTCGCAGCACCTGGGCCGGTGCGCTGACGACCATCGTCATGCTGGTCGGCATGTTGCCGCTATTGGCCCTGCAGATACAGGCCGTTGCCGACGCCATCGGCATTCTCACCCTGGAACCGCTGCAGGAACGCGTAGCCTTGGGCTACTGCGTGATGATCATGCTCTTCACCATTCTCTTCGGTGCCCGGCATATCGCCACCCGTGAGAAGCATGAGGGGCTGGTGTTTGCGATTGCCTTCGAATCGCTGGTCAAGCTGGGGACCTTCGGCGCCATTGGTCTGTATGCGCTCTACGTTGTCTTCGGCGGCCCGCACCAGCTGGAAATCTGGCTGCTGCAAAACCAGTCAGCCCTCCAGGCGCTGCACACGCCACTGCAGGAAGGGCCCTGGCGCACACTGCTGCTGGTTTTCTTCGCCTCGGCGATCGTCATGCCGCACATGTATCACATGACCTTTACCGAAAACCTCAACCCGCGGGCGCTGGTCAGTGCCAGCTGGGGGTTGCCGCTGTACCTGCTGCTGATGAGCCTGGCGGTGCCGCTGATTCTCTGGGCCGGACTCAAGCTGGGGGTTAGCACCAATCCCGAGTACTTCACGCTGGGCTTGGGCATCACCGCGCAAAGCGAAGTGCTCACCCTATTGGCATTCGTGGGCGGCCTGTCGGCGTCCAGCGGCTTGATCATCGTCTGTACCCTGGCGCTGTCTGGCATGGCTCTCAACCATCTGGTACTGCCGCTTTATCAGCCCCCCACCGAAGGCAACATCTATCGCTGGCTGAAGTGGACTCGGCGCAGCCTGATCCTGACCATCATCATGGCCGGCTACGGCTTCTATCTGATGCTGGGCGCCGAGCAGGACCTGTCCAACCTGGGCATCGTAGCCTTCGTCGCCACCCTGCAGTTCCTGCCGGGCGTACTCTCGGTTCTTTATTGGCCCACCGCCAATCGGCGTGGCTACATCGTCGGACTGCTCGCGGGGATCAGCGTCTGGGTGGTCACCATGCTGCTGCCGCTGGTGGGCAACCTGAATGGCTTCTATATACCGCTGTTCAACCTCGTCTACGTGCTCGATGACACCAGCTGGCACCTGGCGGCAATCGCCTCGCTGGCGGTCAACGTGCTGGCCTTCTCGCTGTTCTCGCTGTTCACCGAAACCAGCCCCGAGGAGCAGAGTGCCGCCGAAGCCTGCGCTGTGGAGAACATCCGCCGCCCGCAACGCCGCGAACTGACGGCCAACTCGCCGCAAGAATTCGCCGTGCAGCTGGCCAAACCGCTGGGAGGCAAAACCGCACAGCGTGAAGTGGAGCAGGCCCTGCGCGATCTGCAGCTGCCCTTTGACGAACACCGCCCCTATGCCCTGCGGCGTCTGCGCGACCGTATCGAGGCGAACCTGTCCGGGCTGATGGGCCCGAGTGTGGCGCAGGATATCGTCGAAAACTTCCTGCCCTACAAGGACGGCGCCGAGGGCTATGTGACCGAAGATATCCACTTCATCGAGAACCGCCTCGAGGAGTATCACTCGCGTCTGACCGGTCTCGCCGGCGAGCTTGATGCCCTGCGCCGTTACCACCGACAGACGTTGCAGGATCTGCCCATGGGCGTCTGCTCGCTGGCCAAGGATCAGGAAGTGTTGATGTGGAACCGTGCCCTGGAGGAGCTCACGGGAATCCCTGCACTGCAGGTGGTCGGTTCACGCCTGACTACCATCAGCGAGCCCTGGCAGAGCCTGCTGAGCGACTTCATCGGTCAGCCAGATGAGCATCTGCACAAGCAGCGCCTATCCATAGAAGGTGACACCCGCTGGCTGAACCTGCACAAAGCCGCTATCGACGAACCTCTGGCCCCCGGTAACAGCGGACTGGTCCTGCTGATCGAAGACCTCACCGAAACCCAGGTGCTGGAAGATCGCCTGGTGCACTCCGAACGCCTGGCCAGCATTGGCCGTCTCGCCGCGGGCGTCGCTCACGAGATCGGCAACCCCATCACCGGCATCGCCTGCCTGGCACAGAACCTGCGCGAGGAGCGCGAAGAGGATGGCGAAATCACCGAAATCAGCAGCCAGATCATTGAGCAGACCAAACGCGTGTCGCGCATCGTCCAGTCCCTGATGAGCTTTGCCCATGCTGGCGGGCGCCAGCACAACCTGTATCCGGTATCCCTAGCCGCGATTACCCAGGATGCCATTGGCCTGCTCTCGCTCAATCGCGAATCCACCGAAGTGCAGTACTTCAACCTCTGCGACCCGCAGCATCTGGCCGAAGGCGATCCCCAGCGTCTTGCCCAGGTGTTGATCAACCTGCTCTCCAACGCCCGCGACGCCTCCGAGCCGGGCGGCATCATTCGCATCCACAGCGAAGTGTCCGAGCAGACGGTTTATCTGATCATCGAGGACGAAGGCAGCGGTATTCCCAAGCTTGTCCAGGACCGGCTGTTCGAGCCGTTCTACACCACCAAAGACCCCGGAGAAGGGACCGGTCTGGGCCTTGCGCTGGTCTATTCCATCGTGGAAGAGCATTATGGACAGATCAATATCGACAGCCCCACCGATCCTGAAACCCAACGCGGCACCCGTTTCCGGATCACCTTGCCCCGGTTTACCGAGGCATCGGAGGCTGTAAGTTGA
- a CDS encoding pyridoxal phosphate-dependent aminotransferase: MTSFYSARSRAIEPFHVMALLARANELQALGRDVIHLEIGEPDFTTAAPIVAAGQAALAAGHTSYTAARGLPQLREAIAGFYAQRYQLSIDPERVLITPGGSGALLLTSSLLVDPGKHWLLADPGYPCNRHFLRLIEGAAQLVAVGPEVRYQLTPELIARHWDEHSVGALVASPANPTGTLLKRDELAGLSTELKARGGHLVVDEIYHGLTYGTDAASVLEVDDEAFVLNSFSKYFGMTGWRLGWMVAPQAAVPELEKLAQNLYISAPTMAQHAALACFEPATLEIFEARRAEFARRRDFLLPALRELGFRIAVEPEGAFYLYADISAFGGDAFAFCQHMLETQFVAITPGLDFGRHQAGHHVRFAYTQDLPRLEMAVERIARGLQSWQG, translated from the coding sequence ATGACCTCGTTTTACAGTGCACGTAGCCGCGCGATAGAGCCTTTTCACGTCATGGCGCTGCTTGCGCGTGCCAATGAGTTACAGGCCCTGGGGCGCGATGTCATTCATCTGGAAATCGGCGAGCCGGACTTCACCACCGCAGCGCCCATAGTCGCGGCGGGTCAAGCTGCGCTTGCCGCTGGCCACACGAGTTATACGGCTGCCCGAGGGCTGCCGCAGCTGCGTGAGGCTATCGCCGGGTTCTATGCGCAGCGTTATCAGCTGTCTATTGACCCCGAACGCGTGCTGATTACTCCCGGCGGTTCCGGTGCTTTGTTACTTACCAGCAGCCTGCTGGTCGATCCGGGCAAGCACTGGCTGTTGGCGGACCCCGGTTATCCCTGCAATCGGCACTTCCTGCGCCTGATCGAAGGTGCGGCGCAACTGGTGGCGGTAGGGCCGGAGGTGCGTTACCAGCTGACGCCTGAGCTGATTGCAAGACACTGGGATGAGCACAGCGTTGGCGCGCTGGTGGCCTCGCCGGCCAACCCGACCGGAACCCTGTTGAAGCGTGATGAGCTAGCGGGGCTGTCGACCGAGCTCAAGGCGCGTGGCGGGCACCTGGTGGTGGATGAGATCTATCACGGTCTGACCTATGGCACCGATGCGGCCAGCGTGCTGGAAGTGGACGATGAGGCATTCGTACTCAACAGCTTCTCCAAATATTTCGGCATGACCGGCTGGCGCCTGGGCTGGATGGTTGCGCCGCAAGCAGCCGTGCCCGAGCTGGAAAAGCTGGCGCAGAACCTTTACATCAGCGCACCGACCATGGCTCAGCATGCGGCATTGGCCTGCTTTGAACCGGCCACGCTGGAGATCTTCGAGGCACGCCGCGCAGAGTTCGCCCGCCGCCGTGATTTCCTGTTGCCGGCCCTGCGTGAGCTGGGCTTCCGCATCGCGGTGGAGCCGGAAGGCGCGTTCTACTTGTATGCCGACATCAGTGCCTTCGGTGGCGATGCCTTTGCCTTCTGTCAGCACATGCTGGAAACCCAGTTCGTGGCCATTACGCCGGGGCTGGATTTTGGACGCCACCAGGCCGGGCATCACGTACGTTTCGCCTATACCCAGGACCTGCCCCGGCTTGAAATGGCGGTCGAGCGTATTGCCCGCGGACTGCAGAGCTGGCAAGGCTGA
- the dksA gene encoding RNA polymerase-binding protein DksA, protein MPITKTKKSTQLIRAFEPYKESKGEEYMSDKMRAHFTGILNKWKQELMEEVDRTVHHMQDEAANFPDPADRASQEEEFSLELRARDRERKLIKKIDETLQLIEENEYGWCDSCGVEIGIRRLEARPTATLCIDCKTLAEIKEKQIGS, encoded by the coding sequence ATGCCCATTACCAAAACGAAAAAAAGCACCCAACTGATTCGCGCCTTCGAGCCTTACAAGGAATCCAAAGGTGAGGAGTACATGAGCGACAAGATGCGCGCTCACTTCACCGGCATCCTCAACAAGTGGAAGCAGGAGCTTATGGAGGAAGTCGACCGCACCGTGCATCACATGCAGGACGAAGCGGCCAACTTCCCTGATCCGGCCGACCGCGCCAGTCAGGAAGAAGAGTTCAGCCTGGAACTGCGCGCCCGCGACCGCGAGCGCAAGCTGATCAAGAAGATCGATGAAACCCTGCAGCTGATCGAAGAAAACGAATACGGCTGGTGTGATTCCTGTGGCGTCGAGATCGGCATCCGCCGCCTTGAAGCCCGCCCCACCGCTACGCTCTGCATCGACTGCAAGACGCTGGCGGAAATCAAGGAAAAGCAGATCGGTTCCTGA
- the sfsA gene encoding DNA/RNA nuclease SfsA, with protein MLFSSPLETGRLVRRYKRFLADIVTDNGEHLCIHCPNTGSMLNCMGEGARVWFQRNDDPKRKLPGTWELVETPQGRLACVNTARANRLVEEALMGGVVEELIGFTALKREVAYGTENSRVDFRLDYPTGPAFVEVKSVTLGFSDTAVAAFPDAVTTRGTRHLRELATLARDGVRAVQLYCVNLTGIEAVRPATEIDPLYATALRDAVAAGVEVLAYGVEISPEEIRLTQRLPVIL; from the coding sequence ATGCTTTTTTCCAGCCCGTTGGAAACGGGGCGGCTGGTGCGCCGCTATAAGCGCTTTCTCGCTGATATCGTCACGGACAACGGTGAGCATTTGTGCATTCACTGTCCCAACACCGGCTCGATGCTCAACTGCATGGGGGAGGGCGCCCGAGTCTGGTTCCAGCGCAACGATGATCCCAAGCGCAAACTGCCCGGCACCTGGGAGCTGGTAGAGACGCCGCAGGGTCGGTTGGCCTGTGTGAATACTGCACGTGCCAACCGCCTGGTAGAGGAGGCCCTGATGGGCGGTGTGGTCGAAGAGCTGATTGGCTTTACTGCGCTCAAGCGGGAAGTCGCTTATGGCACGGAGAACAGCCGGGTGGATTTTCGCCTGGATTATCCGACAGGGCCGGCCTTCGTCGAGGTCAAGAGCGTCACCCTGGGCTTCAGTGATACGGCGGTCGCAGCCTTCCCCGATGCAGTCACCACCCGTGGCACGCGCCATCTGCGTGAGCTGGCGACGCTGGCCCGTGACGGCGTGCGTGCCGTGCAGCTGTACTGCGTGAACCTGACCGGCATCGAAGCGGTGCGCCCGGCCACCGAGATCGACCCGTTGTACGCCACCGCCTTGCGTGATGCGGTGGCGGCGGGCGTCGAGGTATTGGCCTATGGCGTGGAGATCTCGCCGGAGGAAATCCGTTTGACCCAGAGGCTCCCGGTGATTCTCTGA
- a CDS encoding sigma-54-dependent transcriptional regulator, which translates to MSHILIVEDETIIRSALRRLLERNQYEVSEAGSVQEAQERYDIRGFDLIISDLRLPGAPGTELIKLAEGVPVLIMTSYASLRSAVDSMKMGAVDYIAKPFDHDEMLQTAARILSEREQASSTPQAQSTQPTAAAEATQGEIGIIGHCAPMQDLFVKIRKVAPTDSNVLIQGESGTGKELVARALHNLSQRAKAPMISVNCAAIPETLIESELFGHEKGAFTGASAGRAGLVEAADGGTLFLDEIGELPLEAQARLLRVLQEGEIRRVGSTQSQKVNVRLVAATHRDLKNLAKLGEFREDLYYRLHVIALKLPPLRERGSDILEIAKAFLARQSARMGGEEMHFSHEAEQAIRHYSWPGNVRELENAIERAAILSESPEISAELLGVDIELDGLDDEYDEHCEPLGGGSTGAPSNEPTEDLSLEDYFQHFVLEHQDHMTETELARKLGISRKCLWERRQRLGIPRRKSSTTAG; encoded by the coding sequence ATGTCACATATTCTGATCGTCGAAGACGAAACCATCATCCGCTCCGCCTTGCGCCGGTTGCTCGAACGCAACCAATACGAAGTGAGCGAAGCAGGCTCGGTACAGGAAGCCCAAGAGCGCTATGACATTCGCGGCTTCGACCTCATCATCAGCGACCTGCGCTTGCCCGGAGCGCCCGGTACCGAATTGATCAAGCTTGCTGAAGGCGTACCGGTGCTGATCATGACCAGTTACGCCAGCCTGCGCTCTGCCGTCGATTCGATGAAAATGGGCGCCGTTGATTACATCGCCAAGCCATTCGACCATGATGAAATGCTGCAAACCGCCGCGCGCATTCTTAGTGAGCGCGAGCAGGCTTCCAGCACACCCCAGGCACAGAGCACACAGCCCACAGCAGCAGCGGAGGCGACCCAAGGCGAGATCGGCATCATCGGTCACTGCGCACCGATGCAAGACCTGTTCGTGAAGATCCGCAAGGTTGCCCCCACCGACTCTAACGTCCTGATCCAGGGCGAATCCGGAACCGGCAAGGAACTGGTTGCCCGCGCGCTGCACAATCTTTCGCAACGCGCCAAGGCCCCGATGATTTCCGTCAACTGCGCGGCGATCCCGGAAACGCTGATCGAGTCCGAGCTGTTCGGCCACGAAAAGGGTGCATTCACGGGCGCTAGTGCCGGACGGGCCGGTCTGGTTGAAGCTGCCGACGGCGGCACGCTGTTTCTCGATGAAATCGGAGAATTGCCCCTGGAAGCTCAGGCGAGACTGCTACGGGTACTTCAGGAAGGCGAGATCCGCCGCGTCGGCTCGACCCAGTCGCAGAAGGTCAACGTACGCCTGGTGGCTGCGACGCACCGCGACCTGAAGAACCTGGCCAAGCTCGGCGAGTTTCGTGAAGACCTCTACTACCGTCTGCACGTCATTGCTCTCAAGCTGCCGCCGCTACGTGAGCGTGGCAGCGATATTCTGGAGATTGCCAAGGCTTTCCTCGCCCGCCAGAGCGCTCGTATGGGAGGTGAAGAGATGCACTTCTCACACGAAGCCGAGCAGGCCATCCGTCACTACTCCTGGCCTGGCAACGTGCGCGAGCTGGAAAATGCCATCGAGCGCGCGGCCATCCTCAGCGAGAGCCCGGAAATCAGCGCGGAACTGCTGGGTGTCGACATCGAACTCGATGGCCTTGACGACGAGTACGACGAGCACTGCGAGCCCCTTGGTGGCGGCAGTACCGGCGCCCCCAGCAATGAGCCGACCGAAGACCTTTCACTGGAAGACTATTTTCAGCACTTCGTGCTTGAGCATCAGGACCACATGACCGAGACCGAGCTGGCGCGCAAGTTGGGAATCAGTCGCAAGTGCCTATGGGAACGGCGCCAGCGCCTGGGCATCCCGCGACGGAAATCCAGCACAACTGCGGGGTAG
- the gluQRS gene encoding tRNA glutamyl-Q(34) synthetase GluQRS — MSSSPSINTAYTGRFAPTPSGYLHFGSLVAALASYLDARAVGGRWLLRMEDLDPPREMPGAQAAIVESLRNYGFEWDGEMQRQSDRHDAYEQVIERLLREGLAYPCQCSRKQLEDWPGAYPGFCRDANQPLQNAAIRLRVPELEYRFTDRVQGEYGQHLGRDVGDFVIRRRDGLFAYQLAVVLDDAWQGVTDVVRGADLLDSTPRQLYLQELLGLPQPRYLHVPLIIQPDGHKLGKSYRSPPLRPDEAVPLLLRALRTLGQPTVPELKDALPGELLAWAIPRWNAERIPRTLTLAEAQLR, encoded by the coding sequence ATGTCGTCATCTCCTTCCATCAATACCGCCTACACCGGCCGCTTCGCGCCCACCCCTAGCGGTTACCTGCACTTCGGTTCGCTGGTTGCGGCCCTAGCCTCCTACCTGGATGCTCGCGCCGTCGGCGGCCGCTGGCTGCTGCGGATGGAAGACCTCGACCCGCCACGGGAAATGCCCGGCGCACAAGCGGCCATTGTGGAAAGCCTGCGCAACTACGGCTTCGAGTGGGATGGCGAAATGCAGCGCCAGAGCGACCGCCATGACGCCTACGAACAGGTCATCGAGCGCCTGCTGCGTGAAGGCCTGGCCTATCCTTGCCAATGCTCACGCAAACAGCTCGAAGACTGGCCAGGCGCCTACCCTGGCTTCTGCCGCGATGCCAACCAGCCGCTGCAAAACGCTGCAATCCGCCTCCGTGTACCTGAGCTGGAATACCGCTTCACTGATCGCGTCCAGGGTGAGTACGGCCAACATCTCGGCCGCGACGTGGGCGATTTCGTGATTCGTCGTCGCGATGGCCTGTTCGCCTACCAACTAGCCGTGGTCCTGGATGACGCCTGGCAGGGCGTGACCGACGTGGTGCGCGGCGCCGACCTGCTCGATTCGACCCCGCGGCAGCTGTATCTGCAGGAGTTACTCGGCCTGCCGCAACCGCGCTACCTTCATGTGCCACTGATCATCCAGCCGGACGGGCACAAGCTGGGCAAGAGTTATCGCTCCCCGCCACTGCGCCCGGACGAAGCCGTGCCGCTGCTGCTGCGGGCACTGCGCACCCTCGGCCAGCCCACCGTTCCCGAGCTGAAAGACGCCCTACCTGGCGAACTCCTGGCGTGGGCCATTCCACGCTGGAATGCCGAACGCATCCCGCGCACCCTTACGCTGGCTGAAGCGCAGTTGCGCTGA